The following proteins come from a genomic window of Rhodohalobacter sp. 614A:
- a CDS encoding (R)-mandelonitrile lyase encodes MKIIKNEELKSVQGPEDWFTGSVRIDPLFQQKEVTKAAGALVTFEAGARTAWHTHPAGQTLIIQSGFGWVQKEGGPIEEVRPGDIVWFEPDEKHWHGASPDKAMSHIAIQEEVDGDVVTWMEKVSDEQYSSK; translated from the coding sequence ATGAAAATCATCAAAAATGAAGAACTAAAATCCGTACAGGGGCCGGAAGATTGGTTCACGGGTTCGGTTCGAATAGATCCGTTATTTCAACAAAAAGAGGTAACAAAAGCGGCAGGTGCGTTGGTCACGTTTGAGGCCGGCGCACGAACGGCCTGGCATACGCATCCGGCCGGACAAACCCTGATTATTCAGTCAGGGTTTGGTTGGGTTCAAAAAGAAGGCGGACCCATTGAAGAAGTTCGTCCGGGCGATATCGTTTGGTTTGAACCCGATGAAAAGCATTGGCATGGAGCCTCTCCCGATAAAGCGATGAGCCATATTGCGATTCAGGAAGAAGTGGATGGGGATGTGGTTACGTGGATGGAGAAAGTATCCGACGAACAATATTCATCGAAATAA
- a CDS encoding DUF2255 family protein codes for MSELSEVLTREETEKIARKDDFHIAPFREDGETYGTPTWIWVVAVDGQLFVRAYNGTASRWYQSAIRQKAGKIEAAGMVKKVRFEPVAGEINEKIDEAYCEKYSGSPYLNSMINSRAKAATVKVLPFHRPA; via the coding sequence ATGAGTGAATTATCAGAAGTATTAACACGAGAAGAAACCGAAAAAATCGCCCGAAAAGATGACTTCCATATTGCTCCATTTCGCGAGGATGGTGAAACATACGGCACACCAACCTGGATTTGGGTGGTAGCTGTAGATGGTCAGCTTTTTGTGAGAGCGTATAACGGGACAGCCTCAAGATGGTATCAATCCGCAATTCGGCAGAAAGCGGGAAAAATAGAAGCTGCCGGTATGGTAAAGAAAGTACGATTCGAACCCGTGGCTGGAGAGATCAATGAAAAAATTGATGAAGCTTATTGCGAGAAATATAGTGGCAGTCCATATCTCAATTCCATGATTAATAGTCGAGCCAAAGCAGCCACTGTCAAGGTACTCCCGTTCCATCGACCGGCCTAA
- a CDS encoding aldo/keto reductase has protein sequence MSLQEKYTLYNGVEIPKLGLGTWFISDDDAAQAVKDAVKIGYRHVDSAQAYQNERGVGKGVRESGLDREDIFVTTKLAAEVKSYDEAVASIDESLEKMGLEYIDLMIIHSPQPWAEFGSEDRYEEGNLEAWKALEEAYEAGKLKAIGLSNFKKEDVQNILENGSVKPMVNQVLAHISNTPFDLIEFCEENDILVEAYSPIGHGELLKADDLEEMAKKYDVSVPQLCIRYCLQLDLLPLPKTANPEHMKDNAGVDFEISDEDMNTLKNRAPLEDYGEASKFPVFAEG, from the coding sequence GCTCGGAACATGGTTCATTAGTGATGATGATGCGGCACAAGCTGTGAAAGATGCTGTAAAAATCGGTTATCGTCATGTTGATTCAGCTCAAGCCTACCAAAATGAACGAGGAGTTGGGAAAGGTGTCCGTGAGTCTGGTTTAGATCGAGAGGATATCTTTGTAACTACCAAGCTTGCGGCTGAAGTAAAATCCTATGATGAAGCTGTTGCTTCCATTGATGAATCACTGGAAAAAATGGGGCTTGAATATATTGATCTGATGATTATTCACAGTCCGCAGCCATGGGCAGAATTCGGGAGCGAAGACCGCTACGAAGAAGGAAATCTTGAAGCGTGGAAAGCTCTTGAAGAAGCCTATGAGGCCGGAAAACTTAAAGCGATTGGTCTTTCAAACTTCAAAAAAGAGGATGTCCAGAATATTCTTGAAAATGGATCCGTAAAACCGATGGTCAATCAGGTGTTGGCACATATTAGCAATACACCTTTCGATTTGATTGAATTCTGTGAAGAGAATGATATCCTGGTTGAAGCGTACTCTCCCATCGGCCACGGAGAATTGTTAAAAGCGGATGATTTAGAAGAGATGGCGAAAAAGTATGATGTTTCAGTGCCACAGTTATGCATTCGTTACTGCCTGCAGCTGGATCTTCTTCCATTACCGAAGACCGCCAATCCTGAGCATATGAAAGATAATGCCGGTGTGGATTTTGAAATTTCGGATGAAGATATGAATACCCTGAAAAACAGGGCGCCTCTCGAAGATTACGGTGAAGCCAGCAAATTTCCCGTATTTGCTGAAGGTTAA
- a CDS encoding tautomerase family protein, whose translation MPHFQIKLLEGKSKEQKQRLAEEVVKAAQKVIGYGDESYSVTIEDFSWDEWKNNIYPQEIDGRKDILYKKPGYNV comes from the coding sequence ATGCCACATTTTCAAATCAAACTCCTGGAAGGCAAGTCGAAAGAGCAGAAGCAAAGACTTGCTGAAGAAGTCGTCAAAGCCGCTCAGAAAGTCATCGGGTATGGTGATGAATCGTACTCGGTGACCATTGAGGATTTCTCATGGGATGAGTGGAAAAACAATATTTATCCTCAAGAAATAGATGGCCGAAAAGATATTCTCTATAAAAAGCCGGGATACAATGTATAA
- a CDS encoding SDR family NAD(P)-dependent oxidoreductase, with amino-acid sequence MSKIFITGSTDGLGLLAAQKLIKAGHEVVVHARNSARAEQVRQKLPKVSSVLIADLTNTKETKQLAEAANALGYFDAIIHNAGVYRASGEEILAVNTLSPYILTCMMKKPQRLIYLSSGMHKQGNPSLDKIKSGGPISYSDSKLHVVLLAKAVARKWPEVYANAVDPGWVPTKMGGSGAPDNLDKGYETQVWLAASDDEKAKVSGRYFYHKKEAMYQSIADNTELQEEFFDICKEVTNVALKG; translated from the coding sequence TTGTCTAAAATATTTATCACAGGTTCTACCGATGGATTAGGGCTCTTAGCTGCTCAAAAGTTAATCAAAGCCGGTCATGAAGTTGTTGTACATGCCCGAAACTCAGCGCGGGCGGAACAAGTCCGACAGAAGTTACCAAAAGTCAGTAGTGTATTAATTGCAGATCTGACAAATACCAAAGAGACCAAACAACTGGCTGAAGCCGCTAACGCTCTCGGATACTTTGATGCCATTATCCATAATGCCGGAGTTTACCGTGCTTCAGGGGAAGAGATATTGGCCGTAAATACATTGTCTCCCTATATCCTCACGTGTATGATGAAAAAGCCTCAAAGACTGATCTACCTTAGCTCCGGAATGCATAAGCAGGGAAATCCCTCCCTTGACAAGATAAAATCAGGTGGTCCTATCAGTTATTCCGATTCTAAACTGCATGTAGTTTTATTAGCGAAAGCCGTGGCCCGAAAATGGCCGGAGGTATATGCCAATGCCGTTGACCCCGGCTGGGTTCCCACAAAAATGGGTGGTTCCGGTGCTCCGGATAATCTCGACAAAGGATACGAAACGCAGGTATGGCTGGCAGCGAGTGACGATGAGAAAGCGAAGGTCAGCGGTCGCTATTTTTATCATAAAAAAGAAGCAATGTATCAGTCCATAGCTGATAATACCGAATTGCAGGAAGAGTTTTTTGACATCTGTAAAGAAGTTACGAATGTTGCGCTAAAAGGGTGA